From the genome of Streptacidiphilus sp. PB12-B1b:
TCGGCCCGCTGCTCCGGCACCGCGGCCGGGGCGCCGGTGATCGACAGGAACACCTCGTCCAGGCTGGGCATCCGGGTCTCGATCGCGGCGATGCCGAAGCCGCCGCCGCCCAGCGCCGCCACCACGGCGGTCAGCTGCTCCTCGTCGGTGACGGCCAGCCGCAGCACGCCCGCCACCGGATCGGCCGTCGCGCCCTGGTCGGCCAGGCAGCGCACCATGCGCTCCAGCTCCTCGGGCCGCGCCGGGCGCACCGTCAGCGTCTGCCCGCCGACCTGCCGCTTCAGCTGGTCCACGCTGCCGTCGGCGATGACCTTGCCGTGGTCGATCACGGTCAGGTCGTGCGCCAGCTGCTCGGCCTCCTCCATGTACTGGGTGGTCAGCAGCACGGTCGAGCCCTCCGCGACCATCCGCTGGACCTCCTGCCACACCTCGTTACGGGTGCGCGGGTCCAGGCCGGTGGTGGGCTCGTCCAGGAACAGCACCCGCGGCTGCCCGATCATCGAGGCGGCCAGGTCCAGCCGGCGGCGCATACCGCCGGAGTACGTCTTCGCGGGCCGCTTGGCGGCGTCCGTCAGCGAGAACCGCTCCAGCAGCTCCCACGCCCGGGCCTTGGCGCCCTTGGCCGAGAGGTCCAGCAGCCGGCCGATGAGGTAGAGGTTCTCGTAGCCCGAGAGGAACTCGTCCACCGAGGCGTACTGCCCGGTCAGCCCGATCGCCCGGCGCAGCTGCCGGGGCTGCCGGGCGACGTCCCACCCGGTCACGGTGGCGCTGCCCGCGTCCGCCGCCACCAGCGTGGAGAGGATGCGGACCAGCGTGGTCTTGCCCGCCCCGTTCGGTCCCAGGACCCCCCGGACGGTGCCCTCCCGCACCGTCAGGTCGACGCCGTCCAGCGCCTTGGTCTCGCCGTAGTACTTCGCCAGCCCCCGTACCTCGACGGCCGGGGCAGTTCCTGCGCTCCATGTCATGCCACCACTGTGTCGGCCCGGTCCGTCAGGCCCCCGTCACGCGTCCGTCACCCGTGCGGGGGCCCGTCAGGGCGGTGTCAGCGCGGTGTCAGTGGCCGCCCTTGCCGCCGCCGTGGTGCTTGCCGCCCTTGCTGCCGCCGCCCTTGCCCGGGCTGCCCTTGTCGGTGCCGCCGTCGGTGCCGCCGTCCGAGGGCCCGCTCGCCGCGTCGCCGGGCTTCGGCGCGAAGTCCAGGCGGATGTCGGGCATGCCGGCCATGGAGGCGGACATCGCCTGCTTCCAGATCGGGCCCGAGGTGAGGTAGCCGAAGGCGTTGGGGTAGTAGACGCCGTCGATGGTCTCCCACGGGTCCAGCGAGTGGTTCGGGTTGTCCGGGTTGGACATCACCGTCGCGTCGGAGATCTGCTTGGTGTAGCCGGCGAACCACGCCTGGTCGTCGTCGTTGGTGGTACCGGTCTTACCGGCGTCCGACCACGGGATGCCGACCGTGGCGCCGGTGCCCTCGTCCGAGACCACCGAGGCCAGCAGGGTGTTCACGCCGGCCGCGGTGCTCTTCTGCATCACCCGGTGGCAGTCGGCCTGCGGCACCGGCAGGCTCCTGCCCGTGCTGTCGACGACCTTGGTGAGCGCGACCGCGTTGCAGAACACCCCGTTGTTGGCGAAGGCCGCGTAGGCGTCGGCGATCTGCAGCGGGGTGAGCGCGTTCACGCCCAGCGTCAGCGCCTGCACCTGGGCCAGCGGCACCAGCCCGTTGGGGCTGCCCGCGTAGCTCAGGCCCAGGCTCTGCGCCATGTGGACGACGTTGCACAGGCCCACCTTCTGCTCCAGCGGCACGAAGTAGGTGTTCACCGAGGCGGCCATGGCCTGCACCATGTTGATCTCGCCGGGGGCCTTGGAGGTGTCGTTCATGTCGCCGCTCACGGCCGGGTGGACCGTCCCCGAGCAGTCCGTCATCTCCGGGTAGTCGGCGACGGCGGGCGCGTCGATGGTGTAGCTGAGCGGGATGCCCTGCTCCAGCGCGGTCGCGGCGGTGATCGCCTTGAACACCGATCCGGTCGGGAAGCCCTCGCCGCCGTTGTCGTTCGCGTCGGCGTTGTAGTTGATCTCGGTCTGGTCGGGGCCGTTGCCGTACGGGCGGCTCTGCGCCATGGCCAGGATGTCGCCGGTGCCGGGCTGGACCATGGTCGTCGCGGCGGCCGCCTTCCGGTTGCTGGCACGGACGTTGTCGCTGACGGCCTTGTTCTCGGCGGCCTGGTCCCGGGGGTTGAGCGTGGTGTGGATCTGCAGGCCGCCGGTGTTCCACAGCGCCTGCCGGGCCGCCGCCGTCCTGCCGAAGGCCGGGTCCTGGAGGATCACGTCCTCGACGTAGGTGCAGAAGAAGCCCTCGTCCTGCCCGGCGGTGATGCAGCCGGTCTGGGGCAGCGTCGGCTTCAGGCCCAGCGGGGCGGCCTCCGCCTTGGCCGCCTGGGCCTGGGTGATGGTGCCGTAGGTGGCCATCGCGGCCAGCACCACATTGCGCCGCTGCAACGCCGTGGCGGGGTAGACCATCGGGTCGTACGCCGACGGCGACTGCTCCAGACCTGCCAGCAGGGCTGCCTGAGTGAGCGTCAACTGGCTTGCGTGGACGCTGAAGTACAGCTCGGCGGCCTCCTCCACGCCGTAGGTGTGCTCGCCGAAGTAGGTGATGTTCAGGTAGTCGTCCAGGATCTGCTGCTTGGACAGCGTCTCCTCCAACTTGATGGCGTAGCGCAGCTCCTGGATCTTGCGGCCGGTGGTCTGCCGGGTCGCCTCGGCCAGCTTGGAGGGGTCGTTGCCCGCCTCGTAGATGAACACGTTCTTCACGTACTGCTGCGTCAGGGTCGAACCGCCCTGGGTGGTGGCGCCGGCGCTGGCGTTCTTCGTCAGGGCCCGCAGGGTGCCCTCCAGGTCGATCGCGCCGTGCTGGTAGAAGCGGTGGTCCTCGATGTCGATCAGCGCGTTCTGCATGATCGGCGCGATCCGGTCCAGCGGGACCGACGTCCGGTCCTCGTCCTGCGGGAAGACCTTGGCGATGACCCCGCCGTCCGCGTCGTAGATGGTGCTCGACTGCGCGAGGGTCGGGATGGCCAGGTCGTTCGGTATGTCGTTGAAGTCGTTGGCAGCGGACTTGGCGCCCAGGCCGATGGCCCCCACCGCGGGTATGCCCAGGCCCGCGACGAGCGCGCCCGCGAGCACGCTGGCGCCCAGCATGCGAACTCCGAAACCGACCTTGGGATTGTGAACACCGAAGCGCTTAGCTGCCATGGCAGAACGATAGGTGCCTGGTCCGCGCTGCCCGCGCGACAAACCGGCCGTCCCCTGTCACAAGCTTGCGACAAATCCCTGTGCGGAATCCAGGTGTCCGGACAGCGCCGGAGAGCGGTGCGGGGCGTCCGAAATCCGGACGCCCCGCGAGAACTGACGATACGTCAGTGGAAGGTGTGCTCCGCCGCCGGGAACTCCCCGCCGATGACGTCGGCCGCGTACGCCCGGGCCGCGTCGCCGAGGGCGGCCCGCAGGTCCGCGTACTGCTTCACGAACTTCGGCACCCGCCCGGCGGTCATGCCCGCCATGTCCGTCCACACCAGGACCTGCGCGTCGCAGTCCGCGCCCGCGCCGATGCCGACGGTCGGGATCTGCAGCGAGGCCGTCACCTGCGCCGCCAGCTCGGCCGGCACCGCCTCCAGCACCACCGCGAACGCACCCGCCGCCGCGACCGTCTTGGCGTCCCGCAGCAGCTGGTGCGCCGCCTCGTCGCCGCGGCCCTGCACCGGGTAGCCGCCCAGGGCGTGCACCGACTGCGGGGTCAGCCCCAGGTGCGCCATCACCGGCACCCCGGCCTGCACCAGCAGCTCGATGGCGGGCGCCGAGCGCTCGCCGCCCTCCAGCTTGACCGCGCCGACACCCGCCTCCTTCATCAGCCGGGCGGCGTTGTGCAGCGCCTGACCCGGGGACTCCTGGTACGAGCCGAACGGCAGGTCGGCGACGATCAGCGCGCGCTTGGTGCCCCGGACGACGGCTGCGGAGAGCATCACCATCTGGTCCATGGTCACCGGGACGGTGGTCTCGTAGCCGAGGTGACAGTTGCCCGCCGAGTCCCCGACCAGCAGCACCGGGATCCCGGCCTCGTCGAAGACCGATGCGGTCAGCGCGTCGTAGGCGGTGAGCATCGGCCAGCGCTCGCCGCGCTGCTTGGCCGAGGCGAGATCCCGCACGGTCACCCGGCGGGAGGTGACGCCGCCGTACAGGCTCGCCGGGGGCTTCTCGGCGACGGCGGGCGTCTGGGCTGCTGCGGACGGAGCGGAAGGTGCGACGGCAGGCGAAAGCGAACCGTTCTGCATGACAGGTCTCCTGTAAGGGGTCGTCTCGTGGCGCCGCAAGGGCGTCCCCGGATTCCCCTCCATGCTGACACGCCGCCCGCCGTGCGCAAAGGGTCGCGCACGATGATCCGCGGCAGAAGGGGGTACGAGACGGGACGTATGCGCAACGTTGGACGTCCAGACGGCCCCCATTCCACCGGCGGCCACCGTGGACACCCTTCCGCAGGGCATCGCACCGGTAACATCCGGAACCTGATCACCCTGCCTGGCGTCCTTCTCCTCATACGCTGACAACAGGGACGAGCACGGCATATGGGGTTCACGATGGCAGACGTAGACACGAGGCCGGCGCCCGGAAGCCGCAGCCGCTGGGCGCGGCTGCCGGGCACCGCGCGCTGGGGGCGCGACGCCAAGGGCCGCAGCACCTGGCGGCGCGGCTGGATCATCGCCGTGCTGGCCCTGCTCGACGCCTGCCTGCTGGCCTTCCACACCGAGGTGCCGAACAGCTTCGGCAACTTCGGCAGCCTGCTGGAGACCTTCCTGCCGTGGGTGGGGCTGGCCGTCCCGGTGCTGCTGGTGCCCGCGCTGCTGCGCCGCTCGGCGACGGCCCTGGTGGCGCTGCTGGTGCCGACGCTGCTGTGGGTGAACCTGTTCGGAGCACTGCTCACCGACAAGAGCGGTGGTGCGTGGGACTTCACCGTGGTCCAGCACAACGTCTGGGCCTACAACAAGAACATCCCGCAGACCGTGTCGGTGCTGGAGGCCTCCAACGCCGACGTCATCTCGCTGGTCGAGGTCAGCGGCAGCCAGCTGCCGGTGTTCGAGAAGGACCTGGCGGCCAAGTACCCCTACCGCGCCGTCGAGGGCACCGTCGGGCTGTGGTCCAAGGACCCGCTGACCGACACCGAGCCGGTGGACATCAAGATCGGCTGGGTCCGGGCGCTGCGCACCACCGTGGAGACCCCGCAGGGGCACGTCGCGGTGTACGTCGCGCACCTGCCCTCGGTGCGGGTGCACTTCGACGGCGGATTCACCGCCAACCAGCGGGACGCCAGCGCCGAGGCGCTGGGGCAGGCGCTGGCGTCCGAGCCGCTGTCCCGGGTGATCCTGCTGGGCGACCTCAACGGCACCATGAACGACGGCAGCCTGGCCCCGGTCACCTCGCAGATGCGGTCGGCCCAGGGCTCGGCCGGGTCCGGCTTCGGATTCAGCTATCCGGCCGAGTTCCCGATGACCAGGATCGACCAGATCCTCACCCGCGGGGTCACCCCGACGGACGCCTGGACGCTGCCGCGGACCGGCAGCGACCACCTGCCGATCGGCGCCCACATCGAGCTGTGAGCAGCGGCCGCGGACGAGAGCGGTGCTCTCGCCGCAGCCCGCAGGCCACAACCGAGAGCACCGCTCACAATCAGGAGCGCTGCTCACGAGAGCACCGCTCACCGGCGAGAACTCAGCTCTCGCGCCACCGGTTGGTGATCGGCTGCCGCCGGTCCCGCCCGAAGTTCTTCGACGAGATCTTGGTGCCCGGCGGGTACTGCCGCCGCTTGTACTCGGCCGTGTCCACCAGCCGGACCACCCGGTCCACCACCGCCGGGTCGTACCCCAGCGCCAGGATCTCCGCCCGCCCCTTGTCCTGCTCGATGTAGGCGGTCAGCACCGCGTCCAGCAGGTCGTAGTCCGGCAGCGAGTCGGTGTCCACCTGCCCCGGGCGCAGCTCCGCGCTCGGCGGCTTGCTGATGGTGTTCTCCGGGATCGGCGGTGTCTCGCCACGCTCGGCCGCCGCCCGGTTGCGCCAGGCCGCCAGCCGGAAGATCAGCGACTTGTAGACGTCCTTGATCGGCCCGTACGCCCCGACCGAGTCGCCGTAGAGCGTGGAGT
Proteins encoded in this window:
- a CDS encoding transglycosylase domain-containing protein yields the protein MAAKRFGVHNPKVGFGVRMLGASVLAGALVAGLGIPAVGAIGLGAKSAANDFNDIPNDLAIPTLAQSSTIYDADGGVIAKVFPQDEDRTSVPLDRIAPIMQNALIDIEDHRFYQHGAIDLEGTLRALTKNASAGATTQGGSTLTQQYVKNVFIYEAGNDPSKLAEATRQTTGRKIQELRYAIKLEETLSKQQILDDYLNITYFGEHTYGVEEAAELYFSVHASQLTLTQAALLAGLEQSPSAYDPMVYPATALQRRNVVLAAMATYGTITQAQAAKAEAAPLGLKPTLPQTGCITAGQDEGFFCTYVEDVILQDPAFGRTAAARQALWNTGGLQIHTTLNPRDQAAENKAVSDNVRASNRKAAAATTMVQPGTGDILAMAQSRPYGNGPDQTEINYNADANDNGGEGFPTGSVFKAITAATALEQGIPLSYTIDAPAVADYPEMTDCSGTVHPAVSGDMNDTSKAPGEINMVQAMAASVNTYFVPLEQKVGLCNVVHMAQSLGLSYAGSPNGLVPLAQVQALTLGVNALTPLQIADAYAAFANNGVFCNAVALTKVVDSTGRSLPVPQADCHRVMQKSTAAGVNTLLASVVSDEGTGATVGIPWSDAGKTGTTNDDDQAWFAGYTKQISDATVMSNPDNPNHSLDPWETIDGVYYPNAFGYLTSGPIWKQAMSASMAGMPDIRLDFAPKPGDAASGPSDGGTDGGTDKGSPGKGGGSKGGKHHGGGKGGH
- a CDS encoding endonuclease/exonuclease/phosphatase family protein, with protein sequence MADVDTRPAPGSRSRWARLPGTARWGRDAKGRSTWRRGWIIAVLALLDACLLAFHTEVPNSFGNFGSLLETFLPWVGLAVPVLLVPALLRRSATALVALLVPTLLWVNLFGALLTDKSGGAWDFTVVQHNVWAYNKNIPQTVSVLEASNADVISLVEVSGSQLPVFEKDLAAKYPYRAVEGTVGLWSKDPLTDTEPVDIKIGWVRALRTTVETPQGHVAVYVAHLPSVRVHFDGGFTANQRDASAEALGQALASEPLSRVILLGDLNGTMNDGSLAPVTSQMRSAQGSAGSGFGFSYPAEFPMTRIDQILTRGVTPTDAWTLPRTGSDHLPIGAHIEL
- a CDS encoding ATP-binding cassette domain-containing protein; its protein translation is MTWSAGTAPAVEVRGLAKYYGETKALDGVDLTVREGTVRGVLGPNGAGKTTLVRILSTLVAADAGSATVTGWDVARQPRQLRRAIGLTGQYASVDEFLSGYENLYLIGRLLDLSAKGAKARAWELLERFSLTDAAKRPAKTYSGGMRRRLDLAASMIGQPRVLFLDEPTTGLDPRTRNEVWQEVQRMVAEGSTVLLTTQYMEEAEQLAHDLTVIDHGKVIADGSVDQLKRQVGGQTLTVRPARPEELERMVRCLADQGATADPVAGVLRLAVTDEEQLTAVVAALGGGGFGIAAIETRMPSLDEVFLSITGAPAAVPEQRAEQQRPEQQQDRQQQAEQRMEHVA
- the panB gene encoding 3-methyl-2-oxobutanoate hydroxymethyltransferase, translated to MQNGSLSPAVAPSAPSAAAQTPAVAEKPPASLYGGVTSRRVTVRDLASAKQRGERWPMLTAYDALTASVFDEAGIPVLLVGDSAGNCHLGYETTVPVTMDQMVMLSAAVVRGTKRALIVADLPFGSYQESPGQALHNAARLMKEAGVGAVKLEGGERSAPAIELLVQAGVPVMAHLGLTPQSVHALGGYPVQGRGDEAAHQLLRDAKTVAAAGAFAVVLEAVPAELAAQVTASLQIPTVGIGAGADCDAQVLVWTDMAGMTAGRVPKFVKQYADLRAALGDAARAYAADVIGGEFPAAEHTFH